DNA from Rhodobacteraceae bacterium M382:
TGCTGGCTATGATGGATATGGTGGACGCGATCGAAGCTGGCTCCACGATGGATCCCGCCAAATCCGCGCGCAAGGTTCTGGGCGTGGACGTGGACATTCGTGCCCACAACCGCGCAGCGATGGACGCCCACCCAATGCGTTCACGCATCGAAATGATCGAAGGGTCGTCGGTCGACGATGCCATCATCCAGCAGGTTCATGATTTTGCCAAGGATTACAACCGTATCCTGGTGTGTCTGGACAGCAATCACACCCACGATCACGTCCGGGCCGAACTGGAAGCCTATGCGCCATTGACATCAGTGGGCAGCTATTGCGTGGTGTTCGACACGCTGATCGAAGACATGGCCGAAGACGCCTATCCCAACCGCCCATGGGGCAAAGGGGACAACCCGAAAACCGCCGTCTGGGATTATTTAAAGACCCACCCGGAATTCGAGATCGACAAGGATATCCCGGACAAGCTGCAGATTACTGTTGCCCACGACGGTTTCCTCAAACGGGTGTCATAATTCCCGCTTGAAGTCTTTTGACCGGCGTTTGGCAGCAGCCCAGGCGCCGGATTGGTTTTGCGTTCCCTGCAGGATCGCGTCCAGATCCTGACCCAGCACCTGGTCCATCACCATAGCCGCCGTATGCACGGTGTTTTCTCCGTTGATTTCTGCGGACAGGCGGAACGAACGGAGCTGGGATTTGATCCGATCCCAGCGTTCGGCCAGCGTGCGTTTGGCGCGGGGCGGCATCTGTTGCGCCGCCGCCAGCGCTGCGTCTGTGCCAGTACGTTCGGCATGGGTGCGCAGAATATCAAGAATACGGGCAGTCTCTTCGGGTTTGGTCTGAGTGGCGTTCAGCGAAAATTGATACCAATCTTCGTAACTTGGGCTGGGATCGCTAAATCCACTGCGGTCCCGCAGAGTTTCCAGGGTCGAAAAATAGACCAGATGTACGGTCAACGCGTGATCAATGATATCGTCATACGGATCGGCGCGGTTCTCCGCAGCAAAGCTGTGCCCGATTTTTTCGCTGGCGGACCCTTTTTTGGGGCCAGAATGCGCGCCACCGGTGCTGGCCGGACCATAGCCGTTGATGGTGAACGGATGCGCAACAGAAAGAAATTTTCCCCCCACATAGGTGCTGCGAAACTGGAAATTCACATCTGGAATGGTGCTGTCAAAAAACACGCCCGGGCTGGGTTGGTTGCGGTTCAGATAGGCACGAGATACGCAGCCATGATAGATGTTCGGCGTCGGGTTCAGCTGCCCCAACTGGCACCGCATCAATGTGTCGATGTCGTCATGCGGATCATAGATCTTTGGCGCGCCAAAGCTGTTGTCCCTGTAGAACCGGATGCCGCCGGTCTTGTCCCCAAAGCCTTCGATGGGCCAGCCATAGGTGGCCTTGATCCAGCTCATCCCGTCGGGCCGGTGCTGGTCCAGCAGACGACGCAGGGCAGGGAACTGCCCCGGAAGAATGGCGTCATCATCCCCAAAGACGATCACATAATCACCCGAACTGGCCAGAATGGATCTATTGAAATTCTCGCGCATTGAGACGCGGGCATCTGATGGCAGATAAGTCAGACGTGAATCGTCAAAACCGGCGACGACGGCGTCGGTGCCATCGGTCGAAGCATTGTCGGCCACAATCAGTTCGATATCCGGATCGTCAATATCCAGCACGGTCTGGATCGACGATTTCAAATAGAACGCCCGTTCACGCGATG
Protein-coding regions in this window:
- a CDS encoding cephalosporin hydroxylase family protein, giving the protein MSDFKSDIPKRIAEMRGNDALTKPGLDFLRASAVAEYSYNYHWMDRPIIQYPQDIVAMQELIWEIKPDLIVEMGIAHGGSLIFSASMLAMMDMVDAIEAGSTMDPAKSARKVLGVDVDIRAHNRAAMDAHPMRSRIEMIEGSSVDDAIIQQVHDFAKDYNRILVCLDSNHTHDHVRAELEAYAPLTSVGSYCVVFDTLIEDMAEDAYPNRPWGKGDNPKTAVWDYLKTHPEFEIDKDIPDKLQITVAHDGFLKRVS
- a CDS encoding glycosyltransferase encodes the protein MTQANIMKISIIIPSRERAFYLKSSIQTVLDIDDPDIELIVADNASTDGTDAVVAGFDDSRLTYLPSDARVSMRENFNRSILASSGDYVIVFGDDDAILPGQFPALRRLLDQHRPDGMSWIKATYGWPIEGFGDKTGGIRFYRDNSFGAPKIYDPHDDIDTLMRCQLGQLNPTPNIYHGCVSRAYLNRNQPSPGVFFDSTIPDVNFQFRSTYVGGKFLSVAHPFTINGYGPASTGGAHSGPKKGSASEKIGHSFAAENRADPYDDIIDHALTVHLVYFSTLETLRDRSGFSDPSPSYEDWYQFSLNATQTKPEETARILDILRTHAERTGTDAALAAAQQMPPRAKRTLAERWDRIKSQLRSFRLSAEINGENTVHTAAMVMDQVLGQDLDAILQGTQNQSGAWAAAKRRSKDFKREL